The stretch of DNA GGGTTTATAGACTTATTGAGTTGAATAAGCACTGATGGAAGATGTGGAAGTCATCAACTTGAtatcaaaacactttaaaataattactttttaTTTCTCCCCTTTTTCTTGGACCTTCCCACCCCAGAGGAATTAGTTCATAGCAACTTCTACACTGGCTTCATTTCTCTAGGCACCTGGCTTCCTTTGTGCTCTTGTATTATCTCCCAGTTGGCTGGCACATcagcagcctgccttagccagagtATGCATTTCTAGGCTGTCATTTGTGCTTCCAAAACAACTCCATTGTCAGTTCCCAAGTTCCCATGTTGTGGTGTGGCATCTTGAGTGTGTGCTCTAAAAAGTGGGACAGGGTGACAGCTACACACTTGTACGCTGCATTTTGACAGCAGTCAGTACTACTAGCACATGGCACTTCTTGGCTACCTTTAAAGCAAAGGTCCTTAGCTTGGGTTGTGAAAATTACTTAGTttgtagagtactttgcatttctgtaCCCTTTTCCACCCAAgagtttcaaagttacaaaatGATAGCCATTACTGTATTTGTCTGGAAACTTTTCACTGACtagggtttttaaaaatgaaatatgtaGAATAGAGTAGATTGTGCCAGCCTGTAGGCATTTGAAGATGAGTCACATGTAAGGAGAGGCAGTATGGTCTAGTGCATAGGGCACTatactgggagccaggagacctgggttcttctGCCAGTTTGCTAACTTGGGGAGAATCACTTCACCTCCCCCAGCTCTGtttccactccccttccccataGTCTGTGTGTTTAAATTGTGAGTGCCTCAgaaactgtctcttactatgtgtgtaAACAGTGTCTAGCATAATcggaccctgatctcagctggggcatctaggcactactgtaatagaaGTTATGAATAATAGATTTCTGTGACTAAAATAGatagtgggggggggtctcatttttaaaaaaccccaaaccattgCATTTCTTCTCTAGGGTATCTGCCAGCATCCGCATTCTGTCCTCCTTGGCTGTCATGCTGGCTGTCTTCGTGGTGATCACTGTGCTGGTGAAAATGGACACATCCACATGGACACAGCGTTTTTTTGTCATAACCATAGTTTGCGTGGTTATAGTCAGCAGCGCCTCGACCATCTTCTCCAGCAGCATCTTTGGCCTGACAGGCTGTTTCCCCATGAAGAATTCGCAGGCGTTGATTTCAGGTTAATCTCTCTCTGATATTCAAAATGGAATCGGTGGCAGTAAGTAAATAATTagctttttcaatggaaaactacCCACTCACTGAGAAACAGACTGACGAGAGCTTAGAAACTGCTTAGAATCATGGGTTTTAGTTTTGTGACCCATGCTTTCGGTTCTGTAGCACATGCTCCATCTTGGTGGAGGTTTTGCTGCATCTTGCATTTAGACGTGCTAATGAGGTCTGCATGTTAGCTGAAGTAACATGacctttcctttatttaaaaaaaattataatctgTAGACTGAGATAAAGGGAAGTTCCCAAGGAAGAAAAACAGCCAGTCATGTGAGCTGACTCTCTAGTTTCTGTAAATGTTTTGTAGACTGCCATACTTCACTGTATAAAACAGTATTTGTTCTCTCAAAAGAGACAAGGAGAATACCACATCCTTGGTATCCATATCCTGTAGGTGAATTTCCCCTAAACAATGTGAGACAAAGGACCACAGAGTTGATTTTTCTATAGGGGGTAGAACATTCTTTAGTTCCACATTTGTTTATATCTCAGGAAATATTAAACTTCGCATTGTCTCTCTTTTTATATTCCACATTTATGCTCATTTCCATAACTGATGAGGGACACGCTGAGAGTCATGAGTGATGAGGTCCCTGGAGGTTTGGCTGTTGTTGATACCTACCCTGCAGTGCATTTAGAATGTTAAGAGAGAGATGAGGGGGAAGAAATCAAGACAGTGACTTCAGAAATACTTCCTTGGGCCAAGGCAGGAATGTtttaatgatttccccccccccccccccccggtgaggGAAATTGGCTTGTCTCAGATGTGGCTGTTCCTGTTGTAAAAAATGTGTACGTGGTATTGGCAACTTGATTTGCATTTTGGGAGGTAAAAGAGAGAGACTATCAAACTCCCAATTTTAGAAAACCAAGCTTGGGTTTCTGATCCGGTAACTAACACTCTACCCTCTGAAACTAGGCATAGGAAATCCACATTAAACCCCAGCACACCAGACCCACCTGGCCCCCACAATGTAATGTATTTGTGTACCCTtgctggagggggggagaaggatgGATGGAAAGCGGAGCTCCCATTTCACTACACAACTAGTACACAGTAGGGGTTGTGATCCAATAAATAACTGATTTGAGACCAACATAGAAGTAGAGGCAATACCAAACATGCAGATGGGCTTTCCCTTTCGAGGCTGCTGGGGTAAATAGATGATCCAACGTGTTAATGCACTGGCTTTTCACCTCTGGAGGCCGAGACTACAGTGAGGCTTGGGTCAGACGAAATGAGTTTAGAGGTTTCCAGATAGCCAAATATTTGGGGGTTTTTCTACATCCCAAAACTACCATACAGCTTGCAGCGATTGGCTGCCTTGTGTCGAGAGACCTGGCGCTGGAATTCAAGCCGTGTTCATCGGTTAGGATTGAAGTGCATTGGCTAAGCTGTGTGTGAGCACTTGCACAGCACTTGCCAGCTCTGTGTATGGCTCCAGCCAATACTATCAGTGGCTCTGTTCCAAGAGCACTGAAGTTTGCCTATACATTTCAGTTAAAAATGGTTTCTGAAATTCCTAGGTGCAAGCCTCTTACCCTCATCTCTCTAATTCCGGCCCTCTATTTCGGCTTTGAAGCTGCTGTCTACCCAAGTGTCTGGGCCTGGCTGAGCTAGTATAAGCTGGGCATTATTACCTGCTTCTTTGACACTGAATTCTTGCTTTTTCTCCCCCATGTAGGTCAGGCCATGGGGGGCACAGTCAGTGCTGTGGCATCGGTGGTGgacctggcagcagcagctgatgtTACAGACAGCGCCTTGGCCTACTTCCTGACAGCAGATGTCTTCATCGTTGTCTGCATTGTGGTATACCTGATTCTTCCCAAGTTGGAATACTCCAGGTAAAGCCTGTCAAGCCACCAGGCCATTGACTATGCAAATATCCTAAGCATGGTTCACCTGATATAGACTTTGGATGTGGTGAATGTGCCTCAGTTGCAGGTAGAGAGGTATTTTTCTCCCTAATAAGAGCTACAAAGTACATGATTGTAGTATGCTGAGGTGTGAAAAGCCAGCAGTAAGAACAGCAGTGCAAACGTGGTAGCTGGGGACCTACTTTCTCTTTCATTGTGTAGCGTAAAGGGTCAGGAAAATCATAGTCTTATGTGATGCCCATTTCTCCTGCCTCCTGCCATTCGGCAGTCTTGCCTTTTATGTTGTTTGCTCACATGCTTGTCTGATTGTTGCAAGAATCCCCCTTCTCTCCTACCCTGCTCGGAGGGCCATGCAACACACCCTGAGCTTTGCTGTCCTGCTGCTTGTGTTCAGTTCCTTTGCTGGGTCTCTTTCATATGATCTTCCTGATTTGACAGAAACCACAGACAGAAACTGGAGGATTTGCAGCTTGTCTTGAGTTTCTGAAAAGCTACTTTTgtgaggaagagggggaggggaatgactGAAACCACATAAGCAGCTCTAGAATTGCTTAATCAGAAGTAGTTAAACTAACTCTTATTCAGATTAACCCCTGAAACATACAGATAACAACCAAACAGGTCCCCTGGTTCATGCAGTAACCAGTGGGACATACCAGTATTTTGGACTCCTCAACATCTGGATTCTCCAAGCCTGATTGGTTTTGAAATGTCTGTCGAGCCCTCCTGTGAATAGCTGGGCATCTCTGTGCATGAGAGGCATTTCTTGTTTAATTATGACACACTCAGGTTGGGAGAAGGGAGTTGGAAAGTCCATGGGATTTGAGTAAATTCTATAGGAAGCACTAGTTAGAGTGCATTTGTGGTGATGTAGGTAGGTTCATGTGGGAGCAGGagataatgtttttgttttgttcacagCCCTCTTTTATTGTACAATGAAGAGCACAGGAAACAAGTATTTTGTACACTCCCCCATGATATGATTGACATGTGCCCATATTGTGTAGGGAGTGGGATCTTGGCAAGGAAGAGGAATGTGATCTTATGTGTCTATTAAATCCTAAGGTCATTGAAGTAGTCTGTATGTGTAGCCCTTTATTAAAATAGAATCCACTGACAGTAACTGTGGGGATTGCCACTGCTTGTGCTGAATTTCTGTTCTCCGTTTCCCTGTTGACAAGGTTTTAGGGAGTTTGCGGACATCAATCTTCCCTCTGGATTCTGGGCTGGGAAGGGGATAAGTTTCTAATGAGGTGGGCAGTACAAGCTATATAATCTAAATACTGAATTCCTTATTTGTTGGGTGCCAGCAAATTTTCCTGCacagccaaattctgttctcattgcAGCTGTCCATCTTGATTTCATTGGGTTGTTGACAgttttccttcctctctcctttcAGGTACTACATGAGAAGCCACAAGGGTAGCACACACCCAGCTGGTGTATTGCCTAGCAGTTATTTAGAGGGAGTGGATGAGTCAAAAGGCATCACCAACAGCTCATTTCCAGCCAAAGCGACTAGTGACCAAAATATCCCACCCCTACGTCCTATCCTGAAGAAGACCGCTGTCCTGGGCTTCTGTGTCTTCTATGTCTTTTTCATCTCTATCATCATATTTCCTTCCATCTCCTCCAGCATAGAATCTGTCAACAAGGACTCGGGGAGCTTATGGACCAATAAGTACTTCATCCCCCTCACCAGTTTCCTTTTGTACAATTTTGCTGACTGGTGTGGACGGCAAATCACCGCCTGGATCCAGGCCCCTGGCCCAAAGAGCAAACTGCTCCCTGCTCTGGTCCTCCTGAGGACTTTGTCACTACCCCTATTCATGTTATGTAACTATCAGCCTCGGAGCCATATCAAAATGGTAATCTTCAACAAAGATGTCTACCCGGCTGTCTTCATTGTGCTCTTAGGACTCAGCAATGGTTACCTGGGTACCTTAGCTATCATCTATGGCCCCAAGATCTTGCCAAAAGAGTTGGCAGAGGCAACAGGGGTGGTGATGACATTTTACCTGACGTTAGGATTGGCGTTGGGATCTGCCTGCTCAATTCTTTTGGTCCATCTAATATAGAAGAGAGGTGGGAGGGTGAGGGTGTTACCAGCATCTTGGGCAGCACCAGATTGAGGCCACCAGCAGTTGGCCGAAGAACCAGCTCCTTTCCCCAGGGAATCTATGAAGTTACATTCCTGAACCTCTGATCCTGATCAGGTGTAGTGGGGCTTGGAAATCAAGCTCCTGAAAAGCAGGTGGGCAGGAAAGTTGAGGGAAAGCAGTGGAGTTACTTGCTGAACCTGAAAGTCAGGTGAAATGCATCCCTCATTAAGAAGCTCATAAAAGGAGTGCCTAGCTAATATGGGGAGAAACAAAGCATCTGCAGAGATTCTCTAGGCTCAAAAAGGAGCTTGATATGTACCCTATTCATCGCTGTCACCATGTCTGTTATCATTTTGGTCTTATATTAACTATTTGCTGGCTTCCCAAGCATGAAGGCTGACTAAACTGGTTCAAGTTACCGTTTCGGTAGAGGTGAACTAATAATGAGTTTTGTAAAAGAACACGAACAAATAAACAAgcgcccatccccccccccccatggtttgTGGGGAAGTTCCCACAGACTGTGTCAAAGGGGGTTAGTCCAGAATGCCAGTTGTGATGGTGTGAAAGCTTCATCTCCAGGAACAACTCATTAGGTCCGGTGGATGTGCACCAAATGTTGCTCTTTTCCTTCCACCCACAATTATGTCTTCTTTCATACATCTGCTGGACCCAACATTGCAAGACCTAACATTTTCAGATGCTTCAGTAAGCCCCACTATTTTCTGCTGGACAATTTAAAAGGACACTCTTGGAGGATTTGTAATTGTTTTATTACTGAATTAATGCTGTGGGACCTTGAAAATGAAATCTATTTCCCTGTGGAATACTTCCCTCGTATGATGTACATAAACACTGCTTTGTTATTTAGGATTGCTTATTACAGTTGACATTGGGTAAGTGTATAACTTTTAAtgctgtttgtatgtgtatgaTGTGGAACGAAGCAGTGAAGTGTTATTCTTGGGAAAAACCACAGCAAAGTACAATACTTGGATTTTATACACTTTTTCTAAGACAAGGAAAAACTCTGAATATTGGGCATAACTTCCTAACAATGAGATCTATCAGACTGTGGAATAGTTTCCTTAGGGATGGAGTGGAAACACCACTGCCTGCGTCATTCCAAATTAGACTGGGCAAAGCATTGATAGGGGGATGTCCTAGATCTCCTCACTCTTAACTGCAGATACTATTGGAGAGTGGGGTAATACTTTGTGCTTTACTAGACTTGACAACAGCCCTTTTCTGTGACTAGCATAGTAGAATGATTAGCGGCTTaattgtgggtttgtttgttatttttaaaaacttcctgTGCTGCTCTTTTTACCTAAAATCTTTGAACTGGTTCATGTTGTGGCAACTTTCACAAATTCAAGTGAATGGACACTAATGTTTTTTCTCAAACCTACCAAATGGTGACCAATTAAATCTTAAACTGAAAAGGATCCAGTGATAATAAATTttgctgatatttttaaaagttctacagTGTGTGTTGAGAGgaggaaattttattttaaaaaaatgatttattaGAGGGAGCGCTTTATTATGTTTACTAAATTCACTGTATGAAAAACATTGAGACCCCAGTTAATTCAAGTGGACTGGCTGTGAGGGAAGGGAAAGATTACACTGGTGATCTGGCATTAGATAAATTTGGCCTATACTGTTATCAGAATAAGGAGATGTTATAAAACAAAAAGATTGTCTCCAAATGGGATGGCTTTTTAAATTTATCTATGAAATTTAGATGAAGCACAAACTAAACTAAATACGGTTCTGATTATATTTTTACTCTAAAATTGTATGGAGATATATGCTGTAAAAGGAGATTGACTAGCAGCCTAATTTTATAATTTGGCATTACAATTGAATGCCTCTGGGGAAAATAACCATGGAAAATGTTTCTGGCCCGGGATTTGATGTCTCAAAGAATTGAAAGAGGAATATCAAACCTTTTGCTTCTAGATAACTGTTTCAAATTCACCCTCAGCTGGTAACTTCTTTAGATTTTAGTCTCTCCTTTGAGTTCCTAATGTGCCGGCGGTCATGTGCCAAAAAACTGCCACCACAACTCGTTCTCATGGTAGAGATGCTATGGGATGAATAGTCTTGGGAGTTAGAACTCGCCTAGAGTTAGTGCCGGTAAGTCATAAGATTTTGTCAGGGTGGCGTGGCCGCATGCCATGCTGCTGCCAATGCAGGGCCATTTCTGTGATGGATATTTAAAGGCTTTCAGGCTTTGGTGTGGATAGTTAAGAATTAAAACTTGAAAGATATATTTAGTTTTTTTCCTATTTAACACTCGACAGAATATTAATTGGAAAGTAATCTGGCCTAGTTGCTGAAGTCAGTGCCCTGTGTTCT from Emys orbicularis isolate rEmyOrb1 chromosome 7, rEmyOrb1.hap1, whole genome shotgun sequence encodes:
- the SLC29A3 gene encoding equilibrative nucleoside transporter 3; translation: MEKLRKVAVDLEDGDDRFQHSANSAYKPVNTSFREEEPLIEEPVGNRYSLQKPKDHLNGAYVIFFILGIGSLLPWNFFITAKQYWIYKLQNCSNQQDPKGHGVSDLRDYFESYISIASTVPSVLCLIGNFVLVNRVSASIRILSSLAVMLAVFVVITVLVKMDTSTWTQRFFVITIVCVVIVSSASTIFSSSIFGLTGCFPMKNSQALISGQAMGGTVSAVASVVDLAAAADVTDSALAYFLTADVFIVVCIVVYLILPKLEYSRYYMRSHKGSTHPAGVLPSSYLEGVDESKGITNSSFPAKATSDQNIPPLRPILKKTAVLGFCVFYVFFISIIIFPSISSSIESVNKDSGSLWTNKYFIPLTSFLLYNFADWCGRQITAWIQAPGPKSKLLPALVLLRTLSLPLFMLCNYQPRSHIKMVIFNKDVYPAVFIVLLGLSNGYLGTLAIIYGPKILPKELAEATGVVMTFYLTLGLALGSACSILLVHLI